AATTTCGACAAGGCGAGTTGCCGGCGCAGGCCCGCATTGGGCGCGGTGGTGTGCCAGGCAATGCCGACCCGCAGGCGATCGCGACCATAACGTGACATCAGCGCGTCGCGGCGTTGAGGATCGGCCGTGAGATAGGAACCGCCTCGGGCGAAGCTCGCCAGATCCGGCCGCAACTGGCGCATCAGGGATCCAGCCGGACATTGCGCCGCGATATCGGCGGGCCAACCTGGCGCTGCCGCGCCTTCGGGAGATCGAGCGACAAACTCGATGGCTGGCAGCGAGCGGCGGAACAGGGCCAACAGCCGGGGATCGCATTCGACCAGCAGCCGCATGTCCCGGGCGAGCTCCGGCAGGAGACTGAGGAACATCAGTTCGTCGCCGACGCCCTGCTCGTTCCAGACCAGAAGACGTCCCGCCAGATCGCGTTGCCCGTTCCATCGGGCCTGCGGATAGCGAACGATCTTGCTCTGCATCTGCGGCGTGCGCAGACGCCATTCATAGGCCTCCCAGCCTTCCTTGAAGCGGCCGAGCAGCAGGAGCATGAAGGATTCGAAGTGATGCGCATCCACATTGCCGGGCTCAACCGCCTGCGCCCGCCGATAGGTCGCGATGGCGTCGTCGAAGCGGTCCACCAATGTCAGACTGTTGCCGAGATTGAGCAGCAGATCGACGTTCGAGGGGTTGGCCGCCAATCCTCTTTCGTAGAGCGCGATCGCCTCGTCGCTCTCGCCGCTCGCCTGAAGCAGGAGGCCGAGATTGTTGATCGCACCGGCCAGGTCGGGCTTGAGCGCCAGCGCCGCGCGATAATGGGCGCGGGCCTCATCCTGCCGGCTTGCATGCTGCAGGACGCGCGCCAGGTTGTAATGCAGGTCGGCCTGGTCGCCATGGCGGGCCAGCCCGTCGCGGAAGACAGCGATCGCGTCCGCGTCGCTTCCGGCCTCGGCCAGGACATTGCCGAGATTGACCCGGGCGGCGAGATAGTCGGGACGCAAGGCCAGCGCGCGCCGATAGGCGATCGCCGCATCGCCGCGCCGCCCCGCATGCTGCAGGGCCAGGGCCAGGTTGTAATGCGAGGCGGGATCGGTCGATTTCGCCTTTGCGACACGGGTCAGATGCTGCACGGCCTCTTCATGGGCGCCGCGCTGGTCGAGCAGGAGGCCCAGCAGCATGGCGATGTCGCTATTGCCGGGGGCCGCCGCCAGGAGACGGCGATAGGCGGCTTCGGCCTCGGCCAGGCGGCCGGCCTTGTGCTGCGCGAAGGCGATGGCGAGCGGTGACTGGCTCATGGGGAGCGCTGCCCAACAAGAAGGGCCAGCGCCTGGGCGGCCGCCGCGACCGGCGCCCTCCAATCCCGCCATGTCGTCTGCCGGAAGAGCCGTAAGGACGGCCACCAGAGGCAATCCTCTCCCTCGATCAGCCAGCGCCATTCGGGCGGCTGGGGCAGCAGCACCCAGCCCGGGACGCCGAGGGCGCCGGCCATATGGACGGCGCTGTTGTCGATGCCAATGACCAGATCGAGGGCGGCGGTCTGCGCCGCGAAGTCGTCGAGACTCTTGAGCTGATCGATCGCCGAGTCCTGCAGCAGTTCGACACCGGCTTCGGATCTGAGCTTCGCGATCGCCTCGCGATGGTCGCCATACTGCAGGCTGACGAAGCGCACGCCCGGCACCTGCAGAATCGGCAGCAGCTCCTCGAGCTTGATCCGCCGCTGGGCGGTCGGCTCGTTCTTGGTGGTATCCCACGCGATCCCGA
The nucleotide sequence above comes from Hypericibacter terrae. Encoded proteins:
- a CDS encoding tetratricopeptide repeat protein — its product is MSQSPLAIAFAQHKAGRLAEAEAAYRRLLAAAPGNSDIAMLLGLLLDQRGAHEEAVQHLTRVAKAKSTDPASHYNLALALQHAGRRGDAAIAYRRALALRPDYLAARVNLGNVLAEAGSDADAIAVFRDGLARHGDQADLHYNLARVLQHASRQDEARAHYRAALALKPDLAGAINNLGLLLQASGESDEAIALYERGLAANPSNVDLLLNLGNSLTLVDRFDDAIATYRRAQAVEPGNVDAHHFESFMLLLLGRFKEGWEAYEWRLRTPQMQSKIVRYPQARWNGQRDLAGRLLVWNEQGVGDELMFLSLLPELARDMRLLVECDPRLLALFRRSLPAIEFVARSPEGAAAPGWPADIAAQCPAGSLMRQLRPDLASFARGGSYLTADPQRRDALMSRYGRDRLRVGIAWHTTAPNAGLRRQLALSKLTPLLHLSGAHFISLQYGDHAAEIAALAAQGIELRQDPQIDAWNDLDGWAAQIAALDLVITIDNSTAHMAGALGVPCWVILPHPPEWRWLLARKDCLWWPKLELFRQTRPGQWGPVITELTGRLAERIVSNRDGQALS